From a region of the Nocardioides ginsengisegetis genome:
- a CDS encoding ABC transporter permease: protein MVRAALKSLLGRKLRLLMSTFAIVLGVAFVAGSLVFSDTLSRSFTALFASTVGDVVVRPVGGQTVDGTPSTRTVPAALLDELRTLPGAARVDGNVNAFGVFVVDKKNKVVGGFGPPAIGANWTTAPAGHGLEGLSITVGHEPHGSDEVVLDARTAAKADYFVGERVHLVTAANRASLTPRLVGIADFEHGGSLNGATLAIFDTATAQRLFLGGKDAFTDVWVTARAGVSQAELRDQVATVLPATVEAVTGDKAADEAASQLLDAISFLTTFLLIFAGIALVVGAFLIVNTFSMLVAQRSRELALLRALGASKRQVTWSVQLEAFVLGAVGSTLGLGLGVLLAMGIRAFFARYGLDLSGQPLIFAPRTVVAAYAVGVLVTMAAAWLPARRTSRIAPVQALRDDVALPESALHRRLLLGAVLTVLGLGLLYLGLFSDAPHGGYLVGGGVLAILLGVSSASPVISQPFLALTRATYGALFGSVGRLAGQNALRNPRRTTATASALMIGLTLACTMAIVGDSAKSSIDKSVADNFIGDFVVSNVFGGPFSPSIANRMAKVDGVERIVRERYAFVKRDGDRQGMAATDPAEIDGLNLRTPTGSTADLRDGTVLLAKKWAADHDLGIGDSVTLQMPTGKQTYGVVGTFEDNPLVFTPILTTLKTLTDAGFPDQDNALVVFARDQVGVQHDLEQVVADLPIVTVKNEAEFAQEQRAPIDQFVKLIYALLGLALVIAVLGIVNTLALSVIERTREVGLLRAIGLSRAQLRWMITLESVVIAVLGALLGVVLGIGFGVALMYALRDQGLEVISVPTSQLAVFLVLALLIGVLAAVFPARRAARLDILRAIATE, encoded by the coding sequence ATGGTCCGGGCCGCCCTCAAGAGCCTGCTCGGCCGCAAGCTGCGGCTGCTGATGAGCACGTTCGCGATCGTGCTCGGGGTCGCCTTCGTCGCGGGCTCGCTGGTCTTCTCCGACACGCTGTCGCGCAGCTTCACCGCCCTGTTCGCCTCGACCGTCGGGGACGTCGTGGTCCGCCCGGTCGGTGGGCAGACCGTCGACGGCACCCCGTCGACGCGCACGGTGCCGGCGGCTCTCCTCGACGAGCTCCGCACCCTGCCCGGGGCCGCGCGGGTCGACGGCAACGTCAACGCCTTCGGCGTCTTCGTGGTGGACAAGAAGAACAAGGTGGTCGGCGGCTTCGGACCGCCCGCCATCGGCGCCAACTGGACCACGGCGCCGGCCGGCCACGGTCTCGAGGGCCTCTCCATCACCGTCGGCCACGAGCCGCACGGGTCCGACGAGGTCGTCCTCGACGCCCGGACCGCCGCCAAGGCCGACTACTTCGTGGGGGAGCGGGTCCACCTCGTCACCGCCGCCAACCGGGCCTCCCTCACCCCGCGGCTCGTCGGCATCGCGGACTTCGAGCACGGGGGCTCGCTCAACGGCGCGACGCTGGCGATCTTCGACACCGCGACGGCCCAGCGCCTCTTCCTCGGGGGCAAGGACGCCTTCACCGACGTCTGGGTCACCGCCAGGGCGGGGGTCTCGCAGGCCGAGCTCCGCGACCAGGTCGCCACGGTGCTGCCCGCAACCGTGGAGGCGGTGACCGGCGACAAGGCCGCCGACGAGGCCGCCTCCCAGCTGCTCGACGCGATCTCGTTCCTGACGACCTTCCTGCTGATCTTCGCCGGGATCGCGCTGGTGGTCGGGGCGTTCCTCATCGTCAACACCTTCTCGATGCTGGTCGCGCAGCGCAGCCGTGAGCTGGCCCTGCTCCGCGCGCTCGGGGCGTCCAAGCGCCAGGTCACCTGGTCGGTCCAGCTCGAGGCGTTCGTGCTCGGCGCGGTCGGCTCGACCCTCGGCCTGGGACTCGGCGTCCTCCTCGCGATGGGGATCCGGGCCTTCTTCGCCCGCTACGGCCTCGACCTGTCCGGCCAGCCGCTCATCTTCGCGCCGCGCACGGTCGTGGCGGCGTACGCCGTCGGCGTGCTCGTCACGATGGCGGCCGCCTGGCTGCCGGCCCGCCGGACCAGCCGGATCGCGCCCGTCCAGGCGCTCCGCGACGATGTCGCCCTCCCCGAGTCGGCGCTGCACCGGCGGCTGCTGCTCGGCGCCGTCCTCACCGTGCTCGGGCTCGGCCTGCTCTACCTCGGGCTGTTCAGCGACGCCCCGCACGGCGGCTACCTCGTCGGCGGCGGCGTGCTCGCGATCCTGCTCGGCGTCTCCTCGGCCAGCCCCGTGATCAGCCAGCCGTTCCTGGCCCTCACCCGCGCGACGTACGGCGCCCTCTTCGGGTCGGTCGGCCGGCTGGCCGGTCAGAACGCACTCCGCAACCCGCGCCGCACCACCGCGACGGCCTCGGCCCTGATGATCGGGCTGACCCTGGCCTGCACGATGGCGATCGTCGGCGACTCGGCCAAGTCGAGCATCGACAAGTCGGTGGCGGACAACTTCATCGGCGACTTCGTGGTCAGCAACGTCTTCGGCGGGCCGTTCTCCCCGAGCATCGCCAACCGGATGGCCAAGGTGGACGGCGTGGAGCGGATCGTGCGCGAGCGCTACGCGTTCGTGAAGCGCGACGGCGACCGGCAGGGGATGGCCGCCACCGACCCCGCCGAGATCGACGGGCTCAACCTGCGGACGCCGACCGGCTCGACGGCCGACCTCCGCGACGGGACGGTCCTGCTGGCGAAGAAGTGGGCCGCCGACCACGACCTCGGCATCGGTGACTCGGTCACCCTCCAGATGCCGACCGGCAAGCAGACCTACGGGGTGGTCGGCACCTTCGAGGACAACCCGCTGGTCTTCACCCCGATCCTGACCACGCTGAAGACGCTGACCGACGCCGGCTTCCCCGACCAGGACAACGCCCTGGTGGTCTTCGCCCGCGACCAGGTCGGCGTCCAGCACGACCTCGAGCAGGTGGTGGCGGACCTGCCCATCGTGACCGTCAAGAACGAGGCGGAGTTCGCCCAGGAGCAGCGGGCGCCCATCGACCAGTTCGTGAAGCTGATCTATGCACTGCTCGGCCTCGCGCTGGTCATCGCGGTCCTCGGCATCGTCAACACCCTCGCCCTGTCGGTGATCGAGCGGACCCGCGAGGTGGGACTGCTGCGCGCCATCGGGCTGAGCCGCGCGCAGCTGCGCTGGATGATCACGCTGGAGTCGGTGGTGATCGCCGTGCTCGGGGCGTTGCTGGGCGTCGTCCTGGGGATCGGGTTCGGCGTCGCGCTGATGTACGCGCTGCGCGACCAGGGGCTGGAGGTCATCAGCGTGCCGACCTCCCAGCTGGCCGTCTTCCTCGTGCTCGCACTCCTGATCGGGGTGCTCGCGGCGGTGTTCCCGGCGCGGCGCGCGGCCCGCCTCGACATCCTGCGCGCGATCGCCACGGAGTGA
- a CDS encoding DUF4031 domain-containing protein gives MILIDPPNASGHGRLWSHLASDTSYDELHVFARALGIPERGFDRDHYDVPAEWYDRVVAAGAEPVASRELVARLRAAGLRRRKTGR, from the coding sequence ATGATCCTGATCGACCCGCCCAACGCCTCGGGCCACGGCCGGCTGTGGTCGCACCTCGCCTCGGACACCTCCTACGACGAGCTGCACGTCTTCGCCCGCGCCCTGGGGATCCCCGAGCGGGGCTTCGACCGCGACCACTACGACGTGCCGGCCGAGTGGTACGACCGGGTCGTGGCGGCCGGCGCCGAGCCGGTGGCCTCGCGCGAGCTCGTGGCCCGGCTGCGGGCCGCGGGGCTGCGGAGGCGCAAGACCGGTCGGTAG
- a CDS encoding copper homeostasis protein CutC, whose product MSDALLEVTVLGPRDVPGAEEGRADRLHLVGAGDGTHGLSPEPALVSSVCRETDLPVFVLLRLNDSWTTTGGELTRLVGLAEDYLRCGAAGVSFGFLDSDLLVDTEVCRHLADSLPGVPWTFHDAFDATLEPARAWRQLVGLPGLVAARSAGSPQGMAVGYDDLLATAQSAPEVARLLMPGTGLLAEHVPWLVQAGVTQFHLGRQVRPGASYKSYVDAGLLRSWRLLLDHTMTRTVAG is encoded by the coding sequence ATGAGCGACGCGCTGCTCGAGGTGACGGTGCTCGGACCGCGCGACGTGCCGGGGGCCGAGGAGGGCCGCGCCGACCGCCTGCACCTGGTCGGCGCCGGTGATGGCACCCACGGGCTGTCCCCCGAGCCCGCGCTCGTCTCGTCGGTCTGCCGCGAGACCGACCTGCCCGTCTTCGTCCTGCTGCGGCTCAACGACTCGTGGACCACCACCGGCGGGGAGCTCACGCGGCTGGTCGGGCTGGCCGAGGACTACCTCCGCTGCGGCGCGGCCGGGGTGTCCTTCGGCTTCCTCGACAGCGACCTCCTGGTCGACACCGAGGTCTGCCGGCACCTGGCCGACTCGCTGCCCGGCGTGCCCTGGACGTTCCACGACGCCTTCGACGCGACCCTCGAACCGGCCCGCGCCTGGCGCCAGCTGGTCGGCCTGCCCGGTCTGGTCGCGGCCCGCTCGGCCGGCTCGCCGCAGGGCATGGCCGTCGGGTACGACGACCTCCTCGCCACCGCCCAGTCCGCGCCGGAGGTCGCCCGGCTGCTGATGCCCGGCACCGGGCTGCTCGCCGAGCACGTGCCGTGGCTGGTGCAGGCGGGCGTGACCCAGTTCCACCTCGGCCGCCAGGTCCGCCCCGGGGCGTCGTACAAGAGCTACGTGGACGCGGGGCTGCTCCGGTCGTGGCGGCTGCTGCTCGACCACACGATGACGCGTACCGTCGCTGGATGA
- a CDS encoding UTRA domain-containing protein has protein sequence MEEVLVSEGRALKHVQVREYVRSLVSGAAPGSPAPSERELVHRFGVARMTVRQAMDALVVEGLLERIPGRGTFVARPRRAASRLTCFTEEMARRGMLAESQTLLARREQAGPGVARALALTEGDAVIHWKRLRRADGVPMCIEDAYLNEVLIPGFLQSGMPTSLYDALGQRGLRPTWAEDSINADVANEEEARHLEVEAGAPVLRHSRRALVGEKVVEVSRSVYRADRFTLWVQLGQEG, from the coding sequence GTGGAGGAAGTGCTGGTGTCCGAGGGCAGAGCGCTGAAGCACGTCCAGGTGCGGGAGTACGTCCGGTCCCTCGTCTCCGGAGCAGCCCCTGGCAGCCCGGCGCCGTCGGAGCGCGAGCTCGTGCACCGCTTCGGCGTCGCGCGCATGACCGTGCGTCAGGCGATGGACGCACTCGTCGTGGAGGGGTTGCTCGAGCGCATCCCCGGTCGCGGCACGTTCGTGGCCCGCCCGCGCCGCGCGGCGAGCCGGCTGACCTGCTTCACCGAGGAGATGGCGCGCCGCGGCATGCTCGCCGAGTCGCAGACCCTCCTCGCCCGCCGCGAGCAGGCCGGCCCCGGCGTGGCCCGCGCGCTCGCCCTCACCGAGGGCGACGCGGTCATCCACTGGAAGCGGCTGCGCCGCGCCGACGGCGTGCCCATGTGCATCGAGGACGCCTACCTCAACGAGGTGCTGATCCCCGGCTTCCTGCAGAGCGGGATGCCCACCAGCCTGTACGACGCCCTGGGCCAGCGCGGCCTGCGCCCGACCTGGGCCGAGGACTCCATCAACGCCGACGTCGCCAACGAGGAGGAGGCTCGCCACCTCGAGGTCGAGGCCGGCGCCCCCGTGCTGCGCCACTCGCGCCGCGCGCTCGTGGGCGAGAAGGTCGTCGAGGTCTCCCGCTCGGTCTACCGCGCCGACCGGTTCACCCTCTGGGTCCAGCTCGGCCAAGAGGGCTAG
- a CDS encoding Ig-like domain-containing protein has translation MRRTGGPLRPRTADRLGIVGLTIAALACAGAIVGLQTAEGATGEDPPDMQTIIPLNSFSIVNGTNGLEFRYTHHTYNAGPGPLQIQPQYNPASGLYDGRQQTYVYNNGWQLASTRKLPDTFFFHAEHGHFHFPLASFGLYAVAPDGGPGAPIVVSPKNGFCIADSFILDSSLPHAGQTAVQPGSCADPNSMRGMSVGAVDEYDYRDPGQSIPFTGVPDGTYWFRGMTDPNNDIAELNEANNETDVLVTVSTQGTNRVVTAGEVRHPDTTPPPITLSAPSDGSSVSGTVNLQADAAAGMTVQYLVDGTVVGTSAATAPPYTLSWNSGSVLDGEHWIAARTTDALGRTNTTAAAAVQVGSGGSSSSSASSTSTSSITPAPGPLAVVGQASLDSSSTGGPTLSNVPAGAMLLAFVSADGPQAANAQSSTVTGSGLSWSLVRRSNAAFGTAEVWRAFTASAMPTVQATVSLTRPGFRQSVELVAFTGAQGVGTVGGASASTGAPATTLTTTTAGGWVWGVGNDWDGAVARTPRSGQVISHQLVDQQIGDTFWMQNLSAATPAAGTAVTFGETAPTNHQWNLAALEVVPAGVSSTSSTSSTSSTSSTSTTSSTSSTSSTSSTSSTTPPADTQVPTISITDPQNGATVGGIMQIGAVAADNVGVTSVQFKLDGANLGAPVTAPPFATTWDTRTATAGTHSLTAEARDAAGNVGTTATPVVVTVDNSAAPPAVISVDRSVVIKARGKLTSPTLSTTVAGETVLAFVAYDGPTTAGSQRSTVTGGGLTWSLVKRTNAQLGVTEIWSAKATGLLSNARIVATPIVNGFDGMLDVVAFKNANGTGVAASSAAPSGAPDVYLPGVATGSWVWAVGNDWDGATARTPVSGQVLHNQWIDTSVGDTFWVQMMAGPNTGPPGLVTIHDNAPTNHQWNYTAVEVKAAPAG, from the coding sequence ATGCGACGGACAGGCGGCCCCCTGCGGCCACGCACGGCCGACCGTCTCGGGATCGTGGGGCTCACCATCGCGGCGCTCGCCTGCGCCGGCGCGATCGTGGGCCTCCAGACCGCCGAGGGCGCCACCGGCGAGGACCCGCCGGACATGCAGACGATCATCCCGCTCAACTCGTTCAGCATCGTCAACGGCACGAACGGGCTGGAGTTCCGCTACACGCACCACACGTACAACGCGGGACCCGGGCCACTGCAGATCCAACCGCAGTACAACCCGGCGTCCGGGCTCTACGACGGGCGCCAGCAGACCTACGTCTACAACAACGGCTGGCAGCTGGCGAGCACCCGGAAGCTGCCCGACACGTTCTTCTTCCACGCCGAGCACGGGCACTTCCACTTCCCGCTCGCGTCCTTCGGCCTCTACGCCGTCGCGCCCGACGGCGGCCCGGGGGCGCCGATCGTGGTCTCGCCGAAGAACGGCTTCTGCATCGCCGACTCGTTCATCCTCGACTCCTCCCTCCCGCACGCGGGCCAGACGGCGGTGCAGCCGGGCAGCTGCGCGGATCCGAACAGCATGCGCGGCATGAGCGTGGGAGCCGTGGACGAGTACGACTACCGCGACCCCGGTCAGTCCATCCCGTTCACCGGTGTCCCCGACGGGACCTACTGGTTCCGCGGCATGACCGACCCCAACAACGACATCGCCGAGCTCAACGAGGCGAACAACGAGACCGACGTCCTCGTGACCGTCTCCACCCAGGGCACCAACCGTGTGGTGACCGCGGGCGAGGTGCGGCACCCCGACACGACGCCACCACCGATCACCCTGTCCGCGCCGTCGGACGGATCCAGCGTCTCCGGCACCGTCAACCTGCAAGCCGATGCGGCTGCCGGGATGACCGTGCAGTACCTCGTGGACGGCACCGTCGTGGGCACCTCGGCCGCCACGGCACCGCCGTACACCCTCAGCTGGAACTCGGGATCGGTCCTCGACGGCGAGCACTGGATCGCGGCCCGGACCACCGATGCGCTCGGGCGCACGAACACGACGGCCGCGGCCGCCGTGCAGGTCGGCTCCGGCGGCTCCTCGTCCTCGTCCGCCTCATCCACGTCCACGAGCTCGATCACCCCGGCCCCCGGCCCGTTGGCGGTCGTCGGCCAGGCCAGCCTGGACTCCTCGTCGACCGGTGGCCCGACCCTGAGCAATGTCCCGGCGGGCGCGATGCTGCTCGCGTTCGTCTCGGCCGACGGCCCGCAGGCCGCCAACGCGCAGTCGAGCACGGTCACGGGCAGCGGCCTCAGTTGGAGCCTGGTGAGGAGGAGCAACGCCGCCTTCGGCACTGCCGAGGTCTGGCGGGCCTTCACGGCGTCGGCCATGCCGACCGTGCAGGCGACGGTGTCACTCACCCGACCGGGCTTCCGGCAGTCCGTCGAGCTCGTCGCCTTCACCGGCGCCCAGGGCGTCGGGACCGTGGGTGGCGCGTCCGCCAGCACGGGCGCGCCCGCGACGACGCTGACGACGACGACCGCAGGCGGCTGGGTCTGGGGCGTCGGGAACGACTGGGACGGTGCCGTCGCCCGCACGCCACGCAGCGGGCAGGTCATCTCCCACCAGCTCGTCGACCAGCAGATCGGTGACACGTTCTGGATGCAGAACCTCAGCGCCGCGACGCCCGCCGCCGGCACCGCCGTGACGTTCGGCGAGACCGCGCCGACCAACCACCAGTGGAACCTCGCGGCCCTCGAGGTCGTGCCCGCCGGGGTGTCCTCGACCTCCTCGACCTCCTCAACGTCGTCGACGTCCTCCACCTCGACGACCTCCTCCACGTCGTCGACGTCGTCCACGTCGTCCACGTCGTCCACGACTCCCCCCGCAGACACCCAGGTCCCGACGATCTCGATCACCGACCCGCAGAACGGCGCCACCGTGGGCGGCATCATGCAGATCGGCGCGGTCGCCGCGGACAACGTGGGCGTCACCTCGGTCCAGTTCAAGCTGGACGGCGCGAACCTCGGAGCGCCCGTGACAGCGCCGCCGTTCGCGACGACGTGGGACACCCGCACCGCGACGGCCGGGACCCACTCGCTGACGGCCGAGGCGCGGGACGCCGCGGGCAACGTCGGCACGACGGCCACGCCGGTCGTCGTCACCGTCGACAACTCCGCCGCTCCCCCCGCCGTGATCTCGGTCGACCGGTCGGTCGTGATCAAGGCGCGCGGGAAGCTGACCTCGCCCACGCTGTCGACGACGGTGGCCGGCGAGACGGTGCTGGCGTTCGTCGCGTACGACGGCCCGACGACGGCCGGCTCGCAACGGAGCACGGTGACCGGAGGCGGCCTCACGTGGAGCCTGGTCAAGCGGACCAACGCCCAGCTCGGGGTCACCGAGATCTGGAGCGCGAAGGCCACCGGCCTCCTCAGCAACGCCCGGATCGTGGCCACGCCGATCGTCAACGGCTTCGACGGGATGCTCGACGTGGTGGCGTTCAAGAACGCCAACGGCACCGGAGTGGCGGCCTCGTCGGCCGCGCCGTCCGGCGCACCCGACGTCTACCTGCCGGGCGTCGCCACCGGCTCCTGGGTGTGGGCGGTCGGCAACGACTGGGACGGCGCGACCGCCAGGACCCCGGTCAGCGGCCAGGTCCTGCACAACCAGTGGATCGACACGTCCGTGGGCGACACGTTCTGGGTGCAGATGATGGCCGGCCCCAACACCGGACCGCCGGGACTCGTCACCATCCACGACAACGCCCCCACCAACCACCAGTGGAACTACACGGCCGTGGAGGTCAAGGCCGCACCGGCCGGCTGA